Genomic window (Synergistaceae bacterium):
TGTTGGTTTATTATCTGAGGTGATGGGATGCGAAAGATAGGCTCTTTTTATTCTTCGGAAATAAATGAATTTTTGAGAAAATCAAATGACGAAATTCTTGGAATTATAAGCAAAAATGATGCATCTTCTGATACTACGTTACAACAAAAAAATACTTGGGCTGAAGAAATTTCAATCTTAAAAAATCAATTATCAGTATTTAGCAAAGCAAGAATAATATTTGAATATGTAATACCAAGAATGGGAAAACGCATAGATGTGGTACTCCTTTTAGATGGCATAGTTTTCCTCCTGGAGTTTAAATGCGGGGATGATCGGTATAGAGCTTCCACTTATGATCAAATATACGATTATGCTCTCGATCTTCGAAACTTTCATAAGGAAAGTCATGATAAATTACTAGTACCAATTATGATTTCCACTAAAGCGGAAGTTAAAGCATTTGATTTTAAAGTAAAAGATAAAATCGCTGAGCCAATTAAATGTAACACAACAAATATATCTTCCAGGGTACAGCACATTACAAGCCTATGTAAAGAAGCACCCTTTGACTACTTGTCTTGGGAGAATTCTGAATATTTGCCAACGCCTACTATCATAGAAGCAGCGCAAGCTTTGTATAGAGGGCATAATGTTGATGATATAACGCGAAATGATGCAGGAGCAAAAAACCTTACTTTAACAACAACTGAAATAATGAAACTTATTGAACATAGCAAATCAAACCAAAAAAAATCTATTTGTTTTATAACAGGAATACCTGGGGCAGGTAAGACATTAGTTGGTCTAAATGTTGCTATTCAGCGTTCGAATGCTGGGGTTGGAGAACACGCGGTATTTTTATCCGGCAATTATCCCCTAGTTTCGGTTCTGCAGGAAGCACTAGCACGAGATAAAGTTGCACAGGCAAAAATGGAAAATAAAAAAATATCGAAAAAGGATGCCCTGCGCAGGACATCAGCGTTCATACAGATTATACATAAGTATCGTGATACCTTCATAGGCAATGATAATATACCTCCAGAGAAAATCGCGATATTTGATGAGGCTCAAAGAGCCTGGAGTAAAGAACAAATGAAAAAATTCATGTGCTCTAAGAAAGGTGTATCTGATTTTGATTATAGTGAGCCAGAGTTTTTAATCAGTACTATGAATAGACATAAAGGATGGGCAGTTATCATATGTCTTGTCGGTGGTGGACAGGAAATAAATGTAGGAGAAGCAGGATTGCCAGAATGGTTTAGTGCGCTGAGACATAGGTTTTCTAATTGGGATGTATATATATCTCCAGAACTAAATGATGAAGAATATAAAAGAAATTATTCATGGGATAAAATGCTTGAAGGATTAAATGTATATAAGACGAAAAAGCTGCATTTAGCAACTTCAATGCGCTCGTTTCGTACTCCTGACTTGCCTTTATTTATCAAAGCTCTACTCGATGTAAATATTAAAGAGGCAAGGAGGTTAATATTAGGTATTAAAGACAAATATCCTATTTTACTAACTCGAGATTTTAATGAAGCAAAAAAATGGGTGAGAGAACAAAGTAAAGGAACAACGCGTTATGGGTTACTTGCAAGTAGTGGTTCTGTGCGCTTAAAGCCTGAAGGTATATTTGTAAAGAATAAAATTTCCGTGGAAAATTGGTTTTTAAATGGGAAAAATGATGT
Coding sequences:
- a CDS encoding DUF2075 domain-containing protein, producing MRKIGSFYSSEINEFLRKSNDEILGIISKNDASSDTTLQQKNTWAEEISILKNQLSVFSKARIIFEYVIPRMGKRIDVVLLLDGIVFLLEFKCGDDRYRASTYDQIYDYALDLRNFHKESHDKLLVPIMISTKAEVKAFDFKVKDKIAEPIKCNTTNISSRVQHITSLCKEAPFDYLSWENSEYLPTPTIIEAAQALYRGHNVDDITRNDAGAKNLTLTTTEIMKLIEHSKSNQKKSICFITGIPGAGKTLVGLNVAIQRSNAGVGEHAVFLSGNYPLVSVLQEALARDKVAQAKMENKKISKKDALRRTSAFIQIIHKYRDTFIGNDNIPPEKIAIFDEAQRAWSKEQMKKFMCSKKGVSDFDYSEPEFLISTMNRHKGWAVIICLVGGGQEINVGEAGLPEWFSALRHRFSNWDVYISPELNDEEYKRNYSWDKMLEGLNVYKTKKLHLATSMRSFRTPDLPLFIKALLDVNIKEARRLILGIKDKYPILLTRDFNEAKKWVREQSKGTTRYGLLASSGSVRLKPEGIFVKNKISVENWFLNGKNDVRSSYYLEDVVTEFDIQGLELDYSIVAWDADFRFENDRWHYLNFSGTRWNNIQSMDRKIYLKNSYRVLLTRARQGVIIYIPKGCDLDDTRKCSFYDGTYNYLKKLGIHEI